A genomic window from Salvia hispanica cultivar TCC Black 2014 chromosome 5, UniMelb_Shisp_WGS_1.0, whole genome shotgun sequence includes:
- the LOC125188712 gene encoding photosystem II 10 kDa polypeptide, chloroplastic — MASTVMSSVALKPASFTADKFAVRGIPSLARTASFTVQASGIKKIKTDTPYGTGGGMDLRNGVDASGRKPTGKGVYQFVDKYGANVDGYSPIYDRNDWSPSGDVYVGGTTGLAIWAVTLLGILAGGALLVYNTSALAQ, encoded by the exons ATGGCAAGCACAGTGATGAGCTCAGTGGCGCTGAAGCCCGCTTCCTTCACCGCCGACAAGTTCGCCGTCCGCGGCATCCCATCCCTCGCCAGAACCGCCTCTTTCACAGTCCAAGCCAGCGGCATCAAGAAGATCAAGACCGACACACCTTATG GAACTGGCGGCGGCATGGACTTGAGAAATGGAGTCGACGCCTCCGGCAGGAAGCCTACCGGAAAGGGCGTGTACCAATTCGTGGACAAATACGGTGCTAACGTGGACGGATACAG CCCTATCTACGACAGGAATGATTGGTCTCCGAGTGGCGATGTGTATGTCGGAGGCACTACTGGCTTGGCCATATGGGCCGTCACCCTCCTAGGCATCCTTGCCGGCGGTGCGCTTCTTGTCTACAACACCAGTGCTTTGGCGCAGTAA
- the LOC125188711 gene encoding DNA repair protein recA homolog 1, chloroplastic, protein MDLVLPRFVSPKLKNCSSPNTPTLASRKTPKTARVRSEFDAKLNGALSADFDPRFTDRQKALEAAMNDINSSFGKGSVTRLGSAGGALVETFPSGCLTLDFALGGGLPKGRIVEIYGPESSGKTTLALHAIAEVQRLGGNAMLVDAEHAFDPSYSKSLGVDVENLIVCQPDNGEMALEIADRICRSGAVDLICIDSVSALTPRAEIEGEIGMQQMGLQARLMSQALRKMSGNASKAGCTLIFLNQIRHKIGVYYGNPEVTSGGIALKFFASVRLEIRPIGKIKSVKGDEDVGVKVRVRVQKSKVSRPYKQAEFEIIFGEGVSKLGCVLDCAEIFDVVLKKGSWYSYGDHRLGQGRDRALQFLKENPLLSEEIEKKVRVELTEGSGQIGSFVKSSIPLSDEEDAFQEMQ, encoded by the exons ATGGATTTAGTTTTGCCGCGGTTTGTGTCGCCCAAACTCAAGAATTGCAGCTCGCCGAATACTCCTACGCTGGCCAGTCGGAAAACCCCCAAAACTGCTAGGGTTCGTTCGGAATTCGACGCTAAATTGAATGGCGCCCTTTCTGCTGACTTCGACCCTCGCTTTACTGACCGG CAAAAGGCCCTTGAAGCTGCCATGAACGACATCAATAGCTCCTTCGGGAAAGGAAGTGTTACGAGGCTTGGGAGTGCTGGTGGAGCATTGGT GGAAACATTTCCTAGTGGCTGCCTGACCTTGGACTTTGCTTTAGGTGGTGGTCTTCCCAAAGGAAGAATCGTAGag ATATATGGGCCAGAAAGTAGTGGAAAGACCACTCTAGCCCTCCATGCAATTGCAGAAGTGCAG AGGCTTGGTGGAAATGCTATGCTTGTCGACGCGGAGCATGCCTTTGATCCATCTTACTCAAAATCTTTGGGGGTTGATGTAGAAAATCTAATTGTTTGCCAGCCTGACAATGGAGAGATGGCGCTAGAGA TTGCTGATCGCATCTGTAGGTCTGGTGCTGTTGATCTCATTTGTATTGATTCAGTCTCAGCACTTACTCCTAGAGCTGAAATTGAA GGTGAAATTGGGATGCAACAAATGGGTTTGCAAGCACGCCTTATGAGTCAGGCTCTGCGAAAGATGTCAGGCAATGCTTCTAAAGCTGGATGCACacttatatttttgaatcagATCAGACACAAG ATAGGAGTGTATTATGGAAATCCTGAAGTGACAAGTGGTGGAATTGCTTTGAAGTTCTTTGCATCTGTCCGGCTTGAGATAAGACCTATTGGGAAGATAAAATCA GTTAAAGGTGATGAAGATGTCGGTGTTAAAGTTCGTGTGAGAGTTCAAAAGAGTAAG GTGTCAAGGCCGTACAAACAAGCtgagtttgaaattatatttggGGAAGGAGTCAGCAAACTG GGCTGTGTTCTAGATTGTGCTGAAATATTTGATGTTGTTTTAAAGAAGGGGTCGTGGTACAGCTATGGAGATCACAG GTTGGGACAAGGAAGAGATCGAGCATTACAGTTCTTAAAGGAAAACCCTCTCTTGTCTGAAGAGATAGAGAAG AAAGTCCGAGTTGAGTTGACAGAAGGCAGCGGCCAAATAGGTTCATTTGTAAAGTCATCGATTCCACTGTCCGACGAGGAAGATGCATTCCAAGAAATGCAATGA